TCGTCGCGCCATGCCCGCGCCCCGCTTCCATGTCGACTACGTGTCGATAGAAAGTGTACCCGCGTCCCTTTACGTCCTGTCTAGTCCACTACTAACCTGTTTGATACCGCAGGAAATCGGGGCAGAAGCCCGGTGCGACACGAGGTAGCCGGATCGCCCAGATAATGATTCGAGTCCCTTTACGTCCACCACCGACAACGGCCCCGGACTCCGCGCGATGCGGATGTCCGGGGCCGTTTCAGCAGGGATCCCCCACCGGGTGCGACTACTTCGCAGCGACCCGGACCAGCTTGCGGTTGACGAACTCGTGCATGCCATCGCTGGCCAGCTCGCGACCGTAGCCGGACCGCTTGACCCCGCCGAAGGGCAGACCCGGCAGCGTCGTGCCGTGCTCGTTGACGTAGGCCATGCCGACGTCGAGCCGGTTGGCGACCTCCGCGGCCTTCTCCGGGTCATCACTCCACACCGAGCCGGACAGGCCGTACGTCGACGCATTGGCCTGTTCCAGTGCGGCGGAGACATCGGTCATCCGGTAGACCATGACCACCGGGCCGAAGAGCTCCTCGTCCCACGCGCGCATGTCCGGGGTGATGCCGGTGAGCACGGTGGGCGCGTAGAAGGCACCCGGGCCGTCCTGGGGCGCCCCGCCCGTGTGGACAGTCGCCCCCTTCGACACGGCGTCCTGCACCTGCTCGTGGAGGTCGTCACGGGCCTGCGTCGAGGACATCGGTCCCATCTGCGTCGCCTCGTCGAGCGGATCCCCGACGACCGTCTTCTCGACGTTGCGGGTCAGCGCGGCGAGGAAGTCGTCGTGGATCTCGTCGGCCACGAAGATGCGCTTGGGCGAGTTGCACGCCTGCCCGGAGTTGGACAGTCGCGCCTTCGCCGCGGTCCGGGCCATCGCCTCGACGTCGGCAGCGTCGAGCACGAGCATCGCGTCGGAGCCGCCGAGCTCGAGCACCGACTTGGTCAGGTTCTTGCCGGCGGCTTCGGCCACCGAGGCTCCGGCCGCCTCGCTGCCGGTGAGCGAGACGCCCTGCACCCGGGGGTCGGCGATGACGTCGGGGATGATCCTGCTCGGGGCGAGGAGGTTGACGAAGCCACCGTCGGGCAGCCCCGCCTGCAGCAGGATCTCCTCGATGAGCGCGTTCGAGGCGGCGCAGATGCCGGCGTGCTTGAGCAGCACGGTGTTGCCGATCATGAGGTTGGGCGCGGCGAAGCGCGCCACCTGGTAGTAGGGGTAGTTCCACGGCATGACGCCCAGGAGCACCCCGACCGGCTCCATCTGCACCATGCTGCGCAGCGCGCCCTGCGGGTCGAGCTGCTCCTCCTGCAGCATCTGCGGCCCGTGGTCGGCGTACCACCGGTAGATCGACCCGGCGAGCTGCACCTCCCCCTTCGCCTGCTTGAGCGGTTTGCCCATCTCGACGGCGATGGTGCGGGCCAGCTCCTCGGAGCGCTCGTCGTACAGGTCGGCGGTCCGTCGCAGCACGTCGGCGCGCTGCTCGGCGGGGATCTCACGCCACTG
The DNA window shown above is from Janibacter sp. A1S7 and carries:
- a CDS encoding NAD-dependent succinate-semialdehyde dehydrogenase, producing the protein MSNYRTENPTTGEVERTFDDLDRDGAIAAVDRAQAAHEQWREIPAEQRADVLRRTADLYDERSEELARTIAVEMGKPLKQAKGEVQLAGSIYRWYADHGPQMLQEEQLDPQGALRSMVQMEPVGVLLGVMPWNYPYYQVARFAAPNLMIGNTVLLKHAGICAASNALIEEILLQAGLPDGGFVNLLAPSRIIPDVIADPRVQGVSLTGSEAAGASVAEAAGKNLTKSVLELGGSDAMLVLDAADVEAMARTAAKARLSNSGQACNSPKRIFVADEIHDDFLAALTRNVEKTVVGDPLDEATQMGPMSSTQARDDLHEQVQDAVSKGATVHTGGAPQDGPGAFYAPTVLTGITPDMRAWDEELFGPVVMVYRMTDVSAALEQANASTYGLSGSVWSDDPEKAAEVANRLDVGMAYVNEHGTTLPGLPFGGVKRSGYGRELASDGMHEFVNRKLVRVAAK